ACACTTCTAGCAAAAAAACATGTTGGATGAAATTGAGTAAACTCTAGATTCTCAAGCTGACAACCAATATCATACGCCATAATCATCGCATTACCACTACCAGCTGTAGCATTAGTCACATACTTATATAATCCTGAGGCGCCACCTGAAGCAAGTATGACTTTTTTTGTGATAAATTTAGTAACTTGATATTTGCTATCATAGCTATATAGTCCGATACATTTATTATCTTTTTTTATTAGCTCTATAGCATTATGTTCGGGATATATACTAATATTTTTAAAACTATCAAGATTCTCATATAACTTTGCAATAACTGCCCTACCGGTATAGTCTTTGATATGTAGTATTCTTGCTTGGGAGTGTCCTCCTTCTAGATGGAGGCTATACTCACCATTTGTTTTTCTATCAAACTCAACGCCGTGCTTCTCTAGCCATGTTATTGCAGTTTTAGAATTTTTGACAACTTGAGTAATACTCTCAAGCTTTGCAAGCTTGCCACTAGCGATATACGTATCCTCAACATGTGACTCAATACTATCATCACTAGAAACTATAGCAGCAATTCCACCTTGAGCATACGAGCTAGCACAATGATTAATTTTTTGATCATAGATAATAGCCAAATCTAAATTATGCTCAGCTAGCTCTATAGCAGCAACTATACCTGCTAAACCACCACCTATTATAGCCACATCATGCTTTTTTATAATCATATCTACAACTGAACCTGCAACGATAAATCTATTGCTTTGATATGTTTAGTAATTGCTCCAACAGAGATAAAATCAACGCCAGTTTTGGCCATAGCAACTATAGATTTACTATCGATATTCCCAGAGACTTCTAATGCTACTTTATTTTTAGTAAGTCTCACAGCTGTATCAATATCAGCATTGCTAAAATTATCGAGCATTACAATATCTGCTCCAGCAGCTACCGCTTGGTTTAATTCATCTAAATTTGTAACTTCAACTTCAACAACTTTACTACTATCTATTTTTTTTGCTTTTGTAACAGCTTTGGCAATACCACCAGCTGAGCGAATATGATTTTCTTTGATTAAATAAGCATCAAATAAACCAATACGATGATTAAAGCCTCCTCCACACCTAACTGCGTATTTTTGTGCTAAGCGAAACCCTGGGATAGTTTTGCGTGTATCAAGTAGCTTTGTCTTATATTGAGAAATTAATTTGACTAGATTATTTGTTGCTGTAGCAGTAGCAGAAAGCATTTGGATAAAATTTAACATTGTTCTTTCTGTGGTTAAGATGCTTCGAGCATTACCCTTAAGTTCAAATATTTTTGCATTAGCTGGTACTCTTTGAGCATCATTATATAACCAAGTTATCTGTATACTTTTATCAAGCTGATTAATTACTTCATTAGCAAAATCTTGACCACATAAGATCATATCTTCTCTAGTGATGCAAAATGCTGTAGTATCAACATCTTCAGCTAGCTGTGCTGTGATATCTCCAGTTGCTATATCTTCTGCTAAAGACTCTCT
This Francisella opportunistica DNA region includes the following protein-coding sequences:
- the nadC gene encoding carboxylating nicotinate-nucleotide diphosphorylase, giving the protein MSEVMLNTNQISKVPDSVITRLVRESLAEDIATGDITAQLAEDVDTTAFCITREDMILCGQDFANEVINQLDKSIQITWLYNDAQRVPANAKIFELKGNARSILTTERTMLNFIQMLSATATATNNLVKLISQYKTKLLDTRKTIPGFRLAQKYAVRCGGGFNHRIGLFDAYLIKENHIRSAGGIAKAVTKAKKIDSSKVVEVEVTNLDELNQAVAAGADIVMLDNFSNADIDTAVRLTKNKVALEVSGNIDSKSIVAMAKTGVDFISVGAITKHIKAIDLSLQVQL